The following coding sequences are from one Triticum aestivum cultivar Chinese Spring chromosome 5A, IWGSC CS RefSeq v2.1, whole genome shotgun sequence window:
- the LOC123105988 gene encoding uncharacterized protein produces the protein MGARQRGERGGISTSKRSRLAAAADAASWCLALAALAALLLVCSLGETSEAAVVVRGASLSARWRPCEEVYVVAEGETLHGISDRCGDPYILERNPHVHDPDDVFLGLVLRITPSLHLEAVRPR, from the coding sequence ATGGGGGCGAGGCAGCGCGGCGAGAGAGGGGGTATCTCGACGTCCAAAAGGtcgaggctggcggcggcggcggacgcggcgtCGTGGTGCCTCGCGCTGGCGGCGCTGGCGGCGCTGCTGCTGGTGTGCTCGCTCGGGGAGACGTCGGAGGCCGCGGTGGTGGTGCGGGGCGCGTCGCTGTCGGCGCGGTGGCGGCCGTGCGAGGAGGTCTACGTGGTGGCGGAGGGGGAGACGCTGCACGGCATCAGCGACCGCTGCGGCGACCCCTACATCCTGGAGCGCAACCCGCACGTCCACGACCCCGACGACGTCTTCCTCGGCCTCGTCCTCAGGATCACGCCCTCCCTCCATCTTGAAGCCGTCCGTCCCCGCTAG